GCAGCATGAAGACGATGATCGTACAAATTGACTCTGGAATTACCAATTCACTACCAAGGGCAGCAATGATCATCCCACCAATCAAAAAGGCCAGTGTTGGGGACTGCAACTGGGCAATAAAGTCCGTGATAAATAAGGACAGAAAATCCACGAATACCTCCTTGTGACTCCTCTAATGAGGAGTATTACAATAAATGAACTAAATGAACTTTAAAGAGCTAAAGAAAGTAAGTAAGAGTGAGGCGTTTCACCCATTAAACCTAAGCACAATACCTGTCTTCATCTGTCAATAAATTTACTTGGTCAACAATAATGCAACCATGTTAATTTGGCAGTAATAATCTTGGGTCCAAATCCAAAATTTAGATACCCAGCTTATTTGTATGCGAAAATAGTTGGTATTAGCTAACTTTTGCTGACACAAGCCGAAAAATTGAAGCTGTTAAAATTACAAATAAATCTCATTGATTAACAGCCTTTGCAGATTTATGTTGGTCAGATGAATATATTAATCTTAAGCTAAAGATTGGCTCTTAGCATTTTAGTGTGATTAAAACATTTTTCTCAAAATACATTTGTAAATGCTCCTCAAGTAGTGCTTAACTGTTTCCTCAGTACAAAAAACAGCAAGCATAAAACATCTTGCTGATTTGTGATTATGTTTGACAATTTACATGGACTGTGCATTAAGGTTCTACTCAAGGAGTAATCTTAGTTACCCTGAAACACAATCATGCAGAACTATCTACCCAGTTTGATTTTTGCAGTTGAAACCGGGGATCAACTGTTTGATTAAAAATAATATACCGCCTTTAAGGTCTAAAAAATTAACCCAAAGACACGAATTATTAAATAAATATTAGATACCTCATATAAGGAATAACTTATATGTCATCAAAAAATTGCCTGTAATTGTCAATGTATAATATTTTGTCTATGGTAGCTATTATTTATTCATCAGGGAATAGGAAATAAAAGGCATAATGTGCATCACCAGTTACTACTAGAGACTACATAGTTTAGGCTATTTAAAGGTATATAGGCGAACTATAGTTCGCCCAATTTTTTGCTAACCTACATCATCATGGGCAAAGCGATTAAACAGGAAGTCTAACGCATAGTTACGGAGTTGATAATATTGGGGATCTTCCATAATTCTGGCTCTATCCCGTGGCCTACCAAATGGAATTTCCATCACTTCCCCAATTTTGGCATGAGGTCCATTGGTCATCATTACCAATTTATCAGCCAAAAACAGCGCCTCATCAATATCATGGGTAATCATCAACACCGTACAGCGGTTATCATTCCAGATTTTTAGCAACTCTTCCTGTAATTCTTCCTTCGTGATAGCATCCAAAGCGCCAAAAGGTTCATCTAAAATCAACACCTTGGGACGAATAGCCAAAGCACGGGCGATAGAAACCCGTTGTCTCATCCCCCCAGACATTTGCATGGGTTTCTTTTCCATAGCGTCACCTAAACCCACCATTGCCAAATGGTCTCGGACAATAGCCCGTTTTTCCGCTTCTGGTTTGGTAGGGTAAACTGCATTTACAGCCAGATAAATATTTTCAAAAGCCGTTCTCCAAGGTAATAACGCATAGTTTTGGAAAACCACCATTCTGTCTGGACCAGGCTTGGTAATTGGTTGTCCTTCTAACAGCACTTGTCCGGTGGTGGGAAAGTTAAAGCCAGAAACCATATTTAACAGCGTGGACTTTCCACAACCAGAGTGGCCGATAACGCAAAGAAATTCACCTTGTTCAACGTTGAGGTTAACACCATCAAGGACGGTAAATGGTCCATTTTTGGTGGGATAAACTTTGCAAACTTCCTTAATTTCTAGGAAAGATTGACGGCTGATTGTGCTGGTAGCGGTGTTGGTGGTTCTCAAGTTACGGTTTTGCATTTTAAATTTTAAGTTTTGAATTTTTTAATATCTTGTTATCTCGTTCCCAGTCTCAGACTGGGAATGCTCTCACGAGGCTCTGCTTCTGGTATCGTTGAAGGCAGAGCCTTCCATAATTCATTCCCATACAGAGTATGGAAACGAGAAAGAAGGTTTGTTTTAAGCTGCTGTTCGTCTGGGTGCATCTAGAACAACTTCAGCAATAGAAAAATCGCGTTTAATTTCTAAGCCGTTGAGATAGCTAATGGGGTCATCGGCGTTGAAGGGTTTACCATCAAATAATTGAATCGGTTGACGGGTGTAACTAATATCTAAACCCAGTTCTCTAGCTGCTGTACTGAAAACACGCACTCGACAAACTCGTTCGACAATTTCTACCCAATTTCTGGGGAAGGGAGTATCACCCCAACGCGCCAATTGAGTCATAATCCAAATTTGTTCTGTCCGACTGGGGCGATTAATTGCAGACTCGGAATAAAATTGGTGATGGGCATATTCCCGCATGGGATGGTCTAAGTCACAGCTTGCACCATTGACATCTTCAATTTGGATATAGTCAATATCTGTGCTGACATATTCCCGACTTGCTAAAATTTGGCGAACTTCTTGGGCGTTGGCAGGATCTGCACAATATTGGCAAGCTTCTAGTAAGGCTTTGGTTAAGGCAATATGGGTATTAGGATAAGTTTCTGCCCAATCTTCTCGCACTCCCAAAACTTTACCGGGATGTCCTAACCAAACTTCTAAATCAGTCGCAATGGTAAAGCCTGAACCTTCTACCGCAGCGCGATAATTCCAAGGTTCACCGACGCAGTAACCGTCAATGGTTGCGCTTTTTAAGTCTACTACCATCTGGGCAGGGGGGATATTTTTCATATCCACATCAACATCAGGATCAATTCCACCGGCTGCTAACCAATAACGTAGCAGTAAGTTGTGCATGGATGCAGGATGGACTACACCCATTCTGTGTTGTTGTTCGCGGGTCTTGAGAAGGTAATTTTTGAAGTCGGATAAACTGTGTACACCTTGATCATAAAAGCGTTTAGCTAAGGTAATGGCGTTACCGTTGCGGGTCATGGTCAGGGCTGTGACAACGGGTAAGGGTTCGTTTTTATTCCCTCCCAAACTTAACCACATTGGCATTCCTGATGGCATTTGTGCGGCATCTAAATAACCGCCTGTCATCCCATCTACAATTCCCCGCCAACTACTTTCCCGGACTAAATTAACTTCATCTAAACCATGTTTAATAAAAAAGCCTTTTTCTTTGGCTATTGCTAGGGGCGCGCAAGCAGTGAGGGGTAAGAAGCCAATCTCTAAATTAACTTTTTCTAACCCATGACGAACAACCGCAGCGGTTTTTCTGGCTCGAATTTTCTTGACGCGTTTTTGTTGGTTGAGGAAGTAAATCATTTCACTCCGCAAGGTGTAGTAACTAGGATGTTTTACTACTTCCATGCGTTTGCGGGGTCTGGGAATATCTACTTCTAAAATGTCACCAATTTTAGATTCGGGCCCGTTAGTTAACATGACAATTCTGTCAGATAACAAAACGGCTTCGTCTACGTCATGTGTCACCATAACAGCGGTAACTTCGTTTTCTTCGCAGATTTTCATTAATTGTTCTTGCAAATTACCGCGAGTAAGTGCATCTAAAGCACCAAAAGGTTCGTCTAGTAGTAATAGTTTAGGACGAATTGCCAAAGCGCGAGCGATCGCTACCCGTTGTTTTTGTCCACCAGATAACATCCCTGGTTGTTTGTCTGCATGGGGACGTAAACCTACCATATCTATATGTCTTTCGATTATGGCTTTACGTTCTGCTGCCGGCATCCCATTTAAGACTGAATCTACCGCTAAGGCAATATTTTCTCTGACTGTTCGCCAAGGTAAGAGAGAATAATTTTGAAACACCACCATTCTATCAG
This genomic interval from Anabaena sphaerica FACHB-251 contains the following:
- a CDS encoding nitrate ABC transporter ATP-binding protein (This model describes the ATP binding subunits of ATP-binding cassette (ABC) transporters for nitrate transport, or for bicarbonate transport, in bacteria and archaea.) encodes the protein MQNRNLRTTNTATSTISRQSFLEIKEVCKVYPTKNGPFTVLDGVNLNVEQGEFLCVIGHSGCGKSTLLNMVSGFNFPTTGQVLLEGQPITKPGPDRMVVFQNYALLPWRTAFENIYLAVNAVYPTKPEAEKRAIVRDHLAMVGLGDAMEKKPMQMSGGMRQRVSIARALAIRPKVLILDEPFGALDAITKEELQEELLKIWNDNRCTVLMITHDIDEALFLADKLVMMTNGPHAKIGEVMEIPFGRPRDRARIMEDPQYYQLRNYALDFLFNRFAHDDVG
- a CDS encoding nitrate ABC transporter ATP-binding protein (This model describes the ATP binding subunits of ATP-binding cassette (ABC) transporters for nitrate transport, or for bicarbonate transport, in bacteria and archaea.): MSIFVGVDQIDKVFELTGGGQYIALKGIDLQIKKGEFVSLIGHSGCGKSTLLNMIAGLDLPTEGLVTLEGQRISKPGPDRMVVFQNYSLLPWRTVRENIALAVDSVLNGMPAAERKAIIERHIDMVGLRPHADKQPGMLSGGQKQRVAIARALAIRPKLLLLDEPFGALDALTRGNLQEQLMKICEENEVTAVMVTHDVDEAVLLSDRIVMLTNGPESKIGDILEVDIPRPRKRMEVVKHPSYYTLRSEMIYFLNQQKRVKKIRARKTAAVVRHGLEKVNLEIGFLPLTACAPLAIAKEKGFFIKHGLDEVNLVRESSWRGIVDGMTGGYLDAAQMPSGMPMWLSLGGNKNEPLPVVTALTMTRNGNAITLAKRFYDQGVHSLSDFKNYLLKTREQQHRMGVVHPASMHNLLLRYWLAAGGIDPDVDVDMKNIPPAQMVVDLKSATIDGYCVGEPWNYRAAVEGSGFTIATDLEVWLGHPGKVLGVREDWAETYPNTHIALTKALLEACQYCADPANAQEVRQILASREYVSTDIDYIQIEDVNGASCDLDHPMREYAHHQFYSESAINRPSRTEQIWIMTQLARWGDTPFPRNWVEIVERVCRVRVFSTAARELGLDISYTRQPIQLFDGKPFNADDPISYLNGLEIKRDFSIAEVVLDAPRRTAA